The Gracilinanus agilis isolate LMUSP501 unplaced genomic scaffold, AgileGrace unplaced_scaffold36541, whole genome shotgun sequence nucleotide sequence aacaaaataatttatttaaggaGAATGTTACACAACCTAGCAGTTGTTGTCCTTGGCTACATTTTTGCCATACTTTCTGTAGGTTGACAGGGTCGGTCACTTAGAGAACCTCGTTTCCCCATTGGTGCCACCCGTAGCCACTGTGTCTTTATTGCTTCTTACTTACATTTCCTGTTTGAttcctaattgtaaatattttcttctctttttactttgccGTCTAAAGAGTCTTTCGCTGCACCTGATCTCACCAAATCAAAAGGTGACTTATGCATGCGGTTGTTCTTTGgtattcactttttttaaaaagtttgttatATAGAGGTTTGACCTTAATAAAGATTTGATTTCACTTATTCACTTTAATTTTTGCATTGTTGATAGTTATTTGACTGTGAACAGCATTCATGACCTTGCATTACTGCATGTCTTTCTAGAAAAAGATGCAAAGAAAACatggtttctgccctcaaagagcttatagctTATACACACATAAGTACAGGGCATCCCAAAAGTTATAATGTAGTTTTTCCCCATATAGTACGAGGTAGGACTGTAAGAGGGGCAAAGGGAGAGGTACAGACAAACCTTCTTAATGGTTTTTGGTCTAAACCAACTGGTGATTTCAGTGTTTTAGGAAATACTCCCAGCATTGATAATCTTGAGAGTTGCCTGGGAACCCTGAGAAGTACCCaagaaataatttgcccagggctaTGTATCCCAGTCTTTGATTATGATACAATTTGAAACTAAGTTTTCCTGATTTGGGGGATGGTGATCTCAATCTAGGAGATCCTACGGAAGTTTATGGAAGGTAGAGAGCCTTACTTGCTCTTGTTAGGGGGAGTAGAGGACTGTTTTATGGAGATATTTAAAGAAGTAGCATCtcttagggcagctgggtggcacagtggatggagtgccaagcctggagtcaggaggacctgagttcaattctgtcTTCAAACACTCCCTAGCTGCGTGACTTTGgccatgtcacttaatcccatttgcctagccatttcccttctgtcttagaattgttactaagaaagtaaggatttttttaaaaagtagaatctcaatagacagaaatgaggaaggaatgtttttctttttcagttcagATAAAACTGCTTGCTTGCATGCACAAAAAATATAGTCATTattctatatattatgtattggGGACCTTTTTTACTCTAGCATCTAACATTCTAAAGATTGACTTGaagatttttaagtatttaaaaatatttaaagtatttaagtACTTAAATATATTTAGGCTGCTCATTTAATGAACAAATTTCACTCAGAATTCATACTTGATATTAGACCAAATATATTTTAAGCTGAAATAAGTCTGAAACTAAACTGTTCATTCCCAAAAATATAGTTTGTAGCACGCATGTTTGCTTCTGATTACCTTATATGCAATTCCTTGTTTAGCACATTGCTTatgtaaaaattatttgcttGGCTGATGTATATACCCACAAAAAAACCTAACTTTTCAAAAACATGAGCTTTTGCACCATGAAACAGTTCTGTATAGGTAAGGAGCAGCAGTCCCCAAAAGGAATGCAATTCAATCAAACAAATTAACCTAAAAATAAAGCATGTCTTAATAttacactttctttctttttttttccccagagtatttatgagaggaaaaaaaaactaaaatatttaattacaCTTTGTGgaatttttccctcttccttagGGTATCACTGGGATACTTCCGATTGGATGCCGAGCGTTCCGCTGCCAGATATCCAAGAGTTCCCCAATTACGAGATCATCGATGAGCAGACCCCCCTCTATACAGACCCAAGTGCCATCGATACGGACTATTACCCAGGAGGTTACGACATCGAGAGCgacttccctcctccccccgAGGATTTCCCTGCACCCGACGAACTCCCCCCCTTGCCACCAGAATTCAGCGATCAGTTCGAATCAATACAACCCCCTAAAGACATGCCTGCCACGCGGAGCTTGAGCTCCTCCACAAAGAGCCGGCAGAGGTTCAACTTCAACCAGTTTCTGCCCAACTTTTACCCCGTAGATATGTCTGAACCTCAAAAGACAGCGCACGGAGAGAGCAGTAGTTGTAGAGAACCCTTCACCCCGTACCCTCCGGGGTACAGCAGAGACTTTGAAGCACCCACCGTAGACAACATGTCCATGTCTGTGTATGCTTCGACGGCTTCCTGCTCCGACGTGTCCGCTTGCTGCGAGATGGAGTCGGAGGTCATGATGAGTGACTATGAGAGCGGAGAGGATGGCCACTTCGAAGAGGTGACCATCCCTCCGCTGGATACACAGCAACACACAGAAGTCTGACACTCAcattctggggggaaaaaaagtgcCTGGACTTtcaagaatttacattctagaCCGATATCCTGAAGATCTTAATTTTCTTTGCAGCAGATGCTTGGATGCTTTGTTTTTCTAGGAGCTAAAACTGGCATGGCTGCTCTGGATCATGCAGCTCATTTCCACATGTTACCTGGGTTCCATTTCCTGACCTACTGTGTGTGATTGGATCAACTTAAGATTTACATGGGCTGTGCCATTAAtaaatgtgtgattttttt carries:
- the LOC123254967 gene encoding protocadherin Fat 1-like, with product MPSVPLPDIQEFPNYEIIDEQTPLYTDPSAIDTDYYPGGYDIESDFPPPPEDFPAPDELPPLPPEFSDQFESIQPPKDMPATRSLSSSTKSRQRFNFNQFLPNFYPVDMSEPQKTAHGESSSCREPFTPYPPGYSRDFEAPTVDNMSMSVYASTASCSDVSACCEMESEVMMSDYESGEDGHFEEVTIPPLDTQQHTEV